GCCGAGACGTTCGACGCGTGGGCTTCCGACGCACGCAAGGCGACGGTGACGCTTCGGCAGTTGCTCCAGCTCAACAGCGGGATCGGATTCGGCGGCCTCGGCAGCGCCGTCCCGGGATACGAGCGCGCGCTCGCGGTCGAGCTGAAGAACGATCCGGGAACGGTTTTCACCTATGGTGGAATCCCGCTGCAAGTATTCGGCGCGGTGCTCGCACGCAAACTCGCGTCGCGCAACCTCACGCCGCACGCGTATCTGCGCGAGCGGGTTCTCGACCCGATCGGCGTACGCGTCGCCTCCTGGCGCACGCTCAAGGACGGGACGCAGCCGCTGCCGACCGGCGCATTTTTAACCGCCCGCGAGTGGGCCAAGTACGGCGAATTCGTGGCGCGCAACGCCGCCTCGCTCGCACCGTGTTTCACCGCCGCGAGCACCAACCCGCGCTACGGATTGACGTGGTGGCTCGCACCGCCGGGTGCGCCAAGCGATCTGGTCTACGCAAGCGGCGCGGGCGGACAAGCGCTCTACGTCGTACCGTCGATCGATCTCGTCGTCGTGCGCTTCGGCGCCAACGCCTCGTTCAAACACGAAGCATTCTTAAAACGCCTCTTCAGCGAAACCGCCCCATAGCGTAACCCGCCCTGCGACATGGCCCGTCCTTCGACAAGCTCAGGATGACAAGGGGGGGGGCGCGCATTTTTGTCATGCTGAGCTTGTCGAAGCACGACCTTGTCGAAGCACGAGCTTGTCATGCTGAGCTTGTCGAAGCACGACCTTGTTGAAGCACGTGCCACGCCCCATGGTTCGACAAGCTCACCATGACAAATGCCGCCCGCGCTTGTCATGCTGAGCTTGTCGAAGCACGAGTTTGTCGAAGCGGCGGGGGCGGTGGGCGACTAGTGTTTGGCGGTGTAGGCTACGCACCAGCCGTTGGGGCTGATCGAGCCGGCTACGACTTTGCATTGTCCCATCGCCGAGGCGTGTTTGCCCGGGATGAAGAGCGAGCAGCCGCTGCACTTCGCGCTGCCTTTTGGATGGCTCTGGTACTTAAATTGCGCCTTCGACGATTTCGCGTCGGCGGTGTCGGTCGTTTCGATGATCGCCGCGGCGAGTGCCGGTAGGACGATCAGGGATTTGAGCGCGTCGGAGCGAGTAAACTTGCGATCCATTCGTGCGAACCTCCCGTAACGATTGCGTGCGTGCAGAATGTATTGGAGCGGAAACCTTAGCGGTCCTCGTCCTCGTCGTCTTCGATGCCTTCGAGGGTGATCGGCGGATTGAGAACGTGCGTGACGTCGCCGAAAAGAATGACGCTGCCGCGTTCGGCGTCGACTTCCACTTGCTCTACGGCAAACCAGGCGACGGGCTCGTCGTCCGGATCGGCATGGCGCTCGTCGTCCTCGTCCTCGGGCAGGTAAACGAACTCGAGAAGGCCGGAGTCGGTAAACGCGCGCGCGATTGCGGCGACGATTTCGAGCGTGCTCGCATCGGCGGTCTCTTCGTCCTGCGCTTTGCGCAACAACGCGAGCAGTTCGGGCGAGAGATGTTTCTTAACCTGGGTCGCTTCGAGCGCGTCGGTCTCGGCATCGTCATTGTGCATGCCCTGCTCTTTCCACCCGGCGGCCCGTCACCTGTCTTAGCGCAAGGAGACGGTCGATTGTTAAGCCTTGGTTATGCGGCGCCAAAATCGTCCGCATTTTATGAGCCGAAGGTTTCATCCTTAGCCAACCGCCTAGGGCTTGGGACCTCGAAGGCGCTATTCTAGGGAAGCATCATGGATGATATGGGCACAACGAGTCGTCGCCGTCCTTATGGCACCGGCGGTACCGTCATTTGTTAAACGTAGCGAGTTCGCAGTTTAACCCGAGACAACGCCGCGCTGCAGTATTTGCAGCGAAGGTCTTGTTATACGTTACGGTGCTCGGAACGTTGCCCGTATTGCTGCGGCCGATCTCGCCCGCCACGTACTCCACGTTTACGACCGGTGTCGACTTCGCCGCTCTTTCGCTTACGGCGGTCATGCTCTTCGGTCACCTGCGCACCAACCGCGGCGTACCGTTCGCGATGCTCTTTGCGACGTATTTAACGATGGGCGTGCTCGCCGTCGCCCAGCTCGTTTTCCCGCTCGAATCGCGCGGCCTGGTGGCCAGCTCGCTCGTAGCCTTCCCGCTGGGCATTCTACTCT
This portion of the Candidatus Baltobacteraceae bacterium genome encodes:
- a CDS encoding serine hydrolase — protein: MKLSVEAAAAYAQRHKPNALLVLSHGEPLAESYGAGFDEATPHALYSGTKAFWGVTAITAQNDGLLSIDERVAETFDAWASDARKATVTLRQLLQLNSGIGFGGLGSAVPGYERALAVELKNDPGTVFTYGGIPLQVFGAVLARKLASRNLTPHAYLRERVLDPIGVRVASWRTLKDGTQPLPTGAFLTAREWAKYGEFVARNAASLAPCFTAASTNPRYGLTWWLAPPGAPSDLVYASGAGGQALYVVPSIDLVVVRFGANASFKHEAFLKRLFSETAP
- a CDS encoding high-potential iron-sulfur protein, with the translated sequence MDRKFTRSDALKSLIVLPALAAAIIETTDTADAKSSKAQFKYQSHPKGSAKCSGCSLFIPGKHASAMGQCKVVAGSISPNGWCVAYTAKH